In a single window of the Micrococcaceae bacterium Sec5.7 genome:
- a CDS encoding GntR family transcriptional regulator: MSAGVSFPGNWKPNESSSVPLFDQLRLHVIEQADRGTLSAGTRLPAVRSLAGLLGVAPHTVARAYKELEAAGVVATRGRNGTVVCARDERWGAVTAAAADFAGAAKAQGVSFAEAVQLFAAAYDAE; encoded by the coding sequence GTGAGCGCGGGCGTTTCCTTTCCCGGGAACTGGAAACCCAACGAAAGCAGCTCGGTGCCGCTTTTTGATCAGTTGCGGCTGCACGTGATCGAGCAGGCGGACCGGGGCACGCTATCTGCCGGCACCAGGCTGCCCGCGGTCAGAAGCCTGGCCGGGCTCCTCGGCGTGGCACCCCACACGGTGGCGCGTGCCTACAAGGAACTTGAGGCGGCAGGGGTAGTGGCCACACGGGGGCGGAACGGGACGGTGGTCTGCGCCCGGGATGAGCGTTGGGGCGCGGTGACAGCCGCCGCCGCAGATTTCGCAGGGGCCGCCAAGGCACAAGGGGTTTCGTTCGCCGAGGCCGTGCAGCTGTTCGCCGCGGCCTACGACGCCGAATAG
- a CDS encoding HAD hydrolase-like protein codes for MTLSTVPVIFDLDGTLVDPAGGISDGIASALGELGIPVPSQELLDAMIGPKLSDSLLNVAMVPAGQLDEAIRIYRQYYLATGIAQGRLYPGIRGLLENFVAAGRPIAVATQKPEGLARTVLEHHGIAGLFQFIRGSAADESAAADGPVGKTGIIAAALSDLGTQHAIMVGDRAQDVAGAIANGLDCIGVSWGFATDGELQEAGAVTVVDNTAALLQTVEHLESIHSAAMSEVQNDGTV; via the coding sequence GTGACTCTTTCAACAGTGCCCGTAATCTTCGACCTGGACGGCACTCTTGTCGATCCGGCCGGCGGAATATCAGACGGAATTGCTTCGGCTCTCGGGGAACTGGGCATTCCCGTTCCCAGCCAGGAACTGCTGGATGCGATGATCGGTCCCAAACTCAGCGATTCGCTCCTGAACGTTGCGATGGTTCCGGCCGGCCAACTGGACGAGGCAATACGCATCTACCGGCAGTATTATCTGGCCACCGGCATTGCCCAGGGCCGGCTGTATCCGGGAATCCGCGGGTTGCTGGAGAACTTCGTTGCGGCCGGCCGTCCGATTGCAGTGGCCACCCAGAAACCGGAAGGTCTGGCGCGGACCGTCCTGGAACACCACGGAATCGCCGGCCTTTTCCAGTTCATCAGGGGATCGGCGGCGGATGAATCTGCCGCGGCCGACGGACCAGTCGGCAAGACCGGGATCATCGCCGCCGCCTTGTCGGACCTGGGCACGCAGCACGCCATCATGGTGGGCGACCGGGCGCAGGACGTCGCAGGTGCCATCGCAAACGGCCTCGACTGCATCGGGGTCAGCTGGGGCTTTGCAACGGATGGAGAGCTTCAGGAAGCGGGAGCTGTGACCGTTGTCGACAACACGGCTGCCCTGCTGCAAACCGTTGAACACCTCGAATCGATCCACAGCGCAGCCATGAGCGAGGTGCAAAACGATGGCACTGTTTGA
- the uvrA gene encoding excinuclease ABC subunit UvrA, translating into MPKAVVEETAVENKSAVAPVDGPKPARPDLSRLIVKGAREHNLRNVDLDLPRDAMIVFTGLSGSGKSSLAFDTIFAEGQRRYVESLSAYARQFLGQVDKPDVDFIEGLSPAVSIDQKSTSKNPRSTVGTITEIYDYMRLLWARVGRPHCPVCAEPVTKQTPQQIVDQLLELDDGTRFQVLAPVVRGRKGEFVELFKELTAKGYSRARVDGELIQLNEPPKLGKQFKHSIEVVVDRLVVKEGISQRLTDSVETALGLAEGRVLAEFVDLDADARGRLRAFSENLACPNEHPLAIDEIEPRSFSFNNPFGACPACSGIGTKLEVDEELIVPNPELSLGQGAIAPWSLGTATTEYWNRLLAGLAKELEFSMDTPWEKLSADVRQTVLHGKDHNVVVQYRNRFGRERKYSTGFEGAIQYVHRKHGETDSDWARNRYEEYMREIPCPVCNGARLNPASLSVLINEKSIADVAAMPMRQCAEFLNNLVLTGREAQIAHQVLKEIQARLTFLLDVGLEYLNLERPSGTLSGGEAQRIRLATQIGSGLVGVLYVLDEPSIGLHQRDNRRLIETLTRLRDLGNTLIVVEHDEDTIQEADWIVDIGPGAGEHGGRVVHSGSYKELLENTESLTGDYLSGRKKIEIPKKRRKYDKKRELKVIGARENNLVNVDAAFPLGLFTAVTGVSGSGKSTLVNEILYKVLANKLNGAKQVAGRHRSVQGLEHLDKVVHVDQSPIGRTPRSNPATYTGVFDNIRKLFAETTEAKVRGYQPGRFSFNVKGGRCEACSGDGTLKIEMNFLPDVYVPCEVCHGARYNRETLEVHYKGKTIADVLNMPIEEGAEFFAAFSPIARHLNTLVDVGLGYVRLGQPATTLSGGEAQRVKLAAELQKRSNGRSVYVLDEPTTGLHFEDIRKLLMVLQGLVDKGNTVITIEHNLDVIKSADWIVDLGPDGGSGGGQIVATGTPEQLAKSTESYTASFLADILR; encoded by the coding sequence GTGCCCAAAGCCGTAGTTGAAGAAACAGCCGTTGAAAACAAGTCCGCCGTCGCGCCTGTAGACGGACCCAAGCCGGCGCGCCCGGACCTGTCCCGCCTCATAGTGAAGGGGGCACGTGAACACAACCTGCGCAACGTTGATCTCGATCTTCCCCGCGATGCCATGATCGTTTTCACGGGACTGTCCGGGTCCGGGAAATCCTCCTTGGCGTTCGACACCATCTTTGCCGAGGGTCAGCGCCGCTATGTTGAGTCGCTGTCGGCCTACGCGCGCCAGTTCCTCGGGCAGGTGGACAAGCCCGACGTCGATTTCATCGAAGGTCTCTCGCCTGCGGTGTCCATTGACCAAAAGTCCACGAGCAAGAACCCCCGCTCCACCGTGGGAACCATTACCGAGATCTACGACTACATGCGCCTGCTCTGGGCCAGGGTGGGGCGGCCGCACTGTCCTGTCTGTGCCGAGCCCGTTACAAAGCAGACGCCCCAGCAGATTGTGGACCAGCTGCTGGAACTGGACGACGGAACACGCTTCCAGGTGCTCGCGCCCGTGGTCCGCGGACGTAAGGGGGAGTTCGTGGAACTCTTCAAGGAGCTGACCGCCAAGGGCTACTCACGCGCCCGGGTGGACGGCGAGCTGATCCAGCTCAACGAACCTCCCAAGCTGGGCAAGCAGTTCAAGCACAGCATTGAAGTGGTGGTGGACAGGCTGGTGGTCAAGGAGGGCATCAGCCAGCGGCTGACCGATTCCGTGGAGACGGCACTCGGCCTGGCCGAAGGCAGGGTCCTGGCAGAGTTCGTGGATCTTGACGCCGACGCCCGTGGCCGTCTGAGGGCGTTCTCGGAAAACCTTGCATGCCCCAATGAACACCCGCTGGCCATCGACGAAATCGAGCCGCGGTCATTCTCGTTCAACAATCCGTTCGGCGCCTGCCCGGCATGCAGTGGCATTGGCACAAAACTGGAAGTGGACGAGGAGCTCATCGTCCCCAATCCGGAGCTCTCTCTGGGCCAGGGCGCCATCGCGCCGTGGTCTCTTGGCACCGCCACCACGGAATACTGGAACCGGCTGCTGGCGGGGTTGGCCAAAGAGCTGGAATTCTCCATGGACACGCCCTGGGAGAAGCTTTCCGCCGACGTCCGTCAGACCGTGTTGCATGGCAAGGACCATAACGTTGTGGTCCAGTACCGGAACCGTTTCGGCCGGGAGCGCAAGTACAGCACCGGCTTCGAGGGCGCCATCCAGTACGTCCACCGCAAGCATGGTGAAACGGACTCCGACTGGGCCAGGAACCGCTACGAGGAATACATGCGGGAGATCCCGTGCCCGGTCTGTAACGGCGCCCGGCTGAATCCGGCCTCGCTGTCCGTTCTGATCAACGAGAAATCCATTGCCGATGTGGCCGCCATGCCCATGCGCCAGTGTGCGGAATTCCTGAACAACCTGGTGCTCACGGGACGCGAAGCGCAGATTGCCCATCAGGTGCTCAAGGAGATCCAGGCACGGCTGACTTTCCTGCTGGATGTCGGACTGGAATACCTGAACCTTGAACGGCCGTCGGGCACACTTTCAGGCGGAGAGGCCCAGCGGATCAGGCTCGCGACCCAGATCGGCTCCGGGCTCGTGGGCGTCCTGTACGTCCTTGACGAGCCGTCCATCGGGCTGCACCAGCGGGACAACCGCCGGCTGATTGAAACCCTCACACGGCTGCGCGATCTCGGAAACACGCTCATTGTGGTGGAGCATGACGAGGACACCATCCAGGAGGCGGACTGGATCGTGGACATCGGCCCGGGCGCCGGCGAGCACGGTGGACGGGTGGTGCACTCCGGTTCGTACAAGGAGCTGCTGGAGAACACAGAATCGCTGACGGGCGACTACCTGTCGGGCCGGAAAAAGATCGAAATCCCGAAGAAGCGGCGGAAGTATGACAAGAAGCGTGAGCTCAAGGTCATCGGCGCCCGTGAAAACAACCTGGTCAACGTTGACGCCGCGTTCCCGCTGGGTCTTTTCACAGCGGTAACGGGTGTGAGCGGCTCCGGAAAGTCCACACTGGTCAACGAGATCCTCTATAAAGTGCTGGCAAACAAGCTCAACGGAGCCAAGCAGGTGGCTGGCCGCCACCGGAGCGTCCAGGGGCTGGAGCACCTGGACAAAGTGGTCCACGTGGATCAGAGCCCTATCGGCCGTACACCCCGTTCCAACCCCGCCACCTATACCGGTGTGTTTGACAACATCCGGAAGCTCTTCGCCGAGACCACCGAGGCCAAGGTCCGCGGTTACCAGCCGGGACGCTTTTCGTTCAACGTCAAGGGCGGCCGGTGTGAAGCCTGCTCCGGCGATGGCACGCTGAAGATTGAGATGAACTTCCTGCCGGACGTTTATGTTCCGTGCGAGGTCTGCCATGGTGCCAGGTACAACCGCGAAACACTGGAAGTGCACTACAAGGGCAAGACCATCGCGGATGTGCTGAACATGCCCATCGAGGAAGGTGCAGAGTTCTTCGCTGCTTTCTCGCCGATTGCACGGCATCTGAACACGCTGGTCGACGTCGGACTCGGCTACGTACGTCTGGGCCAGCCCGCAACCACTCTCTCCGGAGGTGAGGCCCAGCGGGTGAAGCTGGCTGCGGAGCTGCAGAAGCGTTCCAACGGCCGCAGCGTCTATGTCCTGGACGAGCCAACCACCGGTCTCCACTTCGAGGACATCCGTAAACTGCTGATGGTGCTCCAGGGACTGGTGGACAAAGGCAACACGGTAATAACCATCGAACACAACCTGGATGTCATCAAGAGCGCGGACTGGATCGTGGACCTCGGCCCTGATGGCGGATCCGGCGGCGGCCAGATCGTTGCAACGGGCACGCCCGAGCAGCTCGCAAAGTCCACTGAAAGCTACACGGCGTCGTTCCTGGCGGACATTCTGCGCTAG
- a CDS encoding ABC transporter ATP-binding protein — translation MLVRMMARLLAGHKVAVTAILLLQLVQTAGNLLLPTINASIIDDGIVKGDTGLILRLGGWMSGIAAMQVLAALGAGYLGASVAMKLGRQLRRELFAQIQNLSSQEVAAFGTPSLITRATIDVQQIQSLAVLVFTMLVAAPVMGIGGIALALHKDVALSGIVIAIVPVLLLIMYLIVRRLVPLYRRGQELVDRIGGVLREQIIGANVIRAFVRQRHETSRFAEANRQLTGNNLQSALMVAGMLPLIMIVVNLSSVGVVWFGGHRIEDGQMQLGSLTAFIAYILQILMAIMMAMYVFMTAPRAAVCAERIQAVLDTAPAISDAADAADPLAMAAGGALKGAVEFRNVGFSYPGAEAAVLGNVTFTARPGTTTAIIGSTGSGKSTLLNLLPRFLDATAGEIRIAGHNIRSLRLDHLRGCLSMVPQQAYLFAGTVAENLRVAAPSAPDLELWLALRTAQAEDFVRKLPGGLQSAVAQGGTGLSGGERQRLCIARALLRKAPVYLFDDSFSALDYATEARLRDAMAPTLDGAVTIIVAERVSTIVDASLILVLDDGRLVAQGTHAELLESSRTYREIAASQLALEDSP, via the coding sequence GTGCTTGTCCGAATGATGGCGCGGCTGCTTGCGGGCCACAAGGTTGCTGTCACGGCCATTCTGCTCCTGCAGCTTGTCCAGACCGCAGGGAATCTGCTCCTGCCCACGATCAATGCCAGCATCATCGACGATGGAATCGTCAAAGGTGATACCGGACTGATTCTCCGGCTGGGCGGCTGGATGTCGGGCATCGCCGCCATGCAGGTACTCGCTGCTTTGGGGGCGGGATACCTCGGTGCATCCGTGGCAATGAAGCTGGGGCGGCAGCTGCGCCGGGAGCTTTTTGCCCAAATCCAGAACCTGTCCTCCCAGGAAGTCGCGGCCTTCGGCACACCGAGCCTCATAACGCGCGCCACCATCGACGTCCAACAGATCCAGTCGCTCGCGGTGCTTGTCTTCACCATGCTGGTGGCCGCGCCAGTCATGGGAATCGGAGGCATTGCGCTGGCTCTGCACAAGGATGTGGCGCTATCCGGAATCGTGATTGCCATTGTGCCGGTGCTGCTGCTGATCATGTACTTGATTGTGCGCCGGCTGGTGCCCCTCTACCGGCGCGGCCAGGAACTGGTTGACCGCATCGGTGGAGTGCTGCGGGAACAGATCATCGGCGCCAACGTCATCCGTGCCTTTGTCCGTCAGCGTCACGAAACAAGCAGGTTCGCCGAAGCGAACCGCCAACTCACGGGCAACAACCTGCAATCCGCGCTGATGGTGGCAGGAATGCTGCCCCTGATCATGATTGTGGTGAACCTTTCCTCCGTGGGCGTGGTCTGGTTCGGCGGGCACCGGATCGAGGACGGCCAGATGCAGCTCGGTTCGCTGACCGCCTTCATCGCCTACATTCTGCAGATCCTGATGGCCATCATGATGGCCATGTACGTGTTTATGACAGCCCCACGAGCCGCAGTCTGCGCAGAGCGTATCCAGGCAGTGCTTGACACCGCACCTGCCATCTCAGACGCGGCGGACGCCGCCGACCCCCTGGCCATGGCAGCAGGGGGTGCCCTAAAGGGGGCAGTGGAGTTCCGCAATGTCGGTTTCTCCTACCCGGGCGCTGAAGCCGCTGTGCTCGGAAACGTCACCTTTACAGCACGCCCTGGAACCACCACCGCCATCATCGGATCAACGGGCAGCGGCAAGTCCACACTGCTCAACCTGCTGCCGCGCTTTCTCGATGCAACGGCCGGGGAAATCAGAATCGCAGGACACAATATCCGCTCGCTCCGGCTGGACCACCTCAGGGGCTGTCTCTCCATGGTGCCGCAACAGGCATACCTCTTCGCGGGAACCGTGGCGGAAAATCTGCGGGTTGCGGCGCCGTCCGCGCCGGATCTGGAGCTGTGGCTGGCCCTCCGCACAGCGCAGGCTGAGGACTTTGTCCGGAAGCTGCCCGGCGGGCTGCAGTCCGCCGTGGCCCAGGGCGGCACGGGGCTGTCAGGCGGTGAGCGGCAGCGGCTCTGCATTGCCAGGGCCTTGCTGCGGAAAGCCCCCGTTTATCTTTTTGATGACAGCTTTTCAGCCCTTGACTACGCTACCGAAGCCCGGCTGCGTGATGCCATGGCGCCCACATTGGATGGGGCCGTGACGATAATCGTCGCCGAGCGGGTCTCCACAATCGTCGACGCCAGTCTCATACTCGTGCTTGACGATGGACGTCTCGTGGCGCAGGGCACCCACGCTGAGCTTCTGGAATCCTCCCGGACGTACCGTGAGATAGCTGCCTCCCAGCTTGCACTGGAGGACTCCCCGTGA
- a CDS encoding trans-aconitate 2-methyltransferase, which yields MKWDPAKYVQFGDYRDRPYFDLTGRVHASAPRHVVDLGCGPGNLTATLAERWPDAEVLGLDSSAEMLARSAPYEEAAPGLSFGLADIAEWTPAAETDVVVTNAALQWVPGHLELLAGWAAALTPGAWFALQVPGNFSSPSHVLMRELAESAEWSAKLDGVLRHDGAVAEPASYLQTMLDAGCSAEAWETTYQQVLPGKNPVLEWVRGTGLRPVLAALPPEDAEAFESEYSALLDEAYPSMEHGTVFPFRRIFAVARKRH from the coding sequence TTGAAATGGGATCCAGCAAAATATGTCCAGTTCGGTGATTACCGGGACAGACCCTACTTCGACCTGACGGGCCGCGTCCATGCCTCGGCTCCCCGCCACGTGGTGGATCTGGGCTGCGGGCCGGGCAACCTGACTGCAACACTTGCAGAGCGCTGGCCGGACGCCGAGGTACTGGGCCTGGATTCCTCAGCCGAGATGCTGGCGAGATCCGCCCCTTATGAGGAAGCCGCGCCTGGCCTGAGCTTCGGACTTGCCGATATCGCGGAGTGGACGCCCGCAGCCGAGACAGACGTTGTGGTTACCAACGCCGCATTGCAATGGGTGCCCGGCCACCTGGAATTACTGGCCGGCTGGGCGGCAGCGCTGACGCCCGGAGCCTGGTTCGCCCTTCAGGTGCCGGGAAACTTCAGCTCTCCTTCGCACGTGCTGATGCGGGAGCTGGCGGAGTCAGCCGAATGGTCTGCAAAGCTCGACGGCGTATTGCGGCATGACGGTGCGGTAGCCGAGCCGGCCAGTTATCTGCAGACCATGCTCGACGCCGGATGTTCGGCTGAGGCCTGGGAGACCACATACCAGCAGGTACTTCCGGGGAAGAATCCGGTACTGGAATGGGTCCGGGGTACCGGGCTGCGGCCTGTCCTGGCTGCGCTGCCACCAGAAGATGCGGAGGCGTTCGAATCCGAATACTCTGCCCTTCTGGACGAGGCCTATCCGTCCATGGAGCACGGCACAGTCTTCCCGTTCCGCAGAATTTTCGCCGTGGCCCGCAAGCGCCACTGA
- a CDS encoding DUF3516 domain-containing protein encodes MKLVEQLPAPAERNPTGAGADPDGLYTRFVEWTESRGLELYAAQDEAIMELASGANVILATPTGSGKSLVAIAAHFQSMARGERSYYTAPIKALVSEKFFALCEIFGAENVGMITGDSGVNQDAPIICCTAEILANIALREGTAAVLGSVIMDEFHFYSDPQRGWAWQVPLLELPQAQFLLMSATLGDVSRFEAGITELTGRPTTTVSSAERPIPLHYYYHQTPVHETLEELLSTKQVPVYVVHFSQIEAIDRAQTLMSINVCTREEKDRIAELIAGFRFAAGFGKTLNRLVRHGIGVHHAGMLPKYRRLVEQLAQAGLLKVICGTDTLGVGINVPIRTVLLTALSKYDGVRTRLLNSREFHQIAGRAGRAGYDTAGTVVVQAPEHVVENVKAMAKATAKFGDDQKKLRQVVKKKPPEGFVSWGEPTYTRLVGSVPDPLTSSFTVTHSMLMNLMERPGDPFKAARRLLTENHEPRSSQLQLMKKALGIYRELLAAEVVERIPGKQQGTDGRTVRLTVHLQANFALNQPLSPFALAALELLDPESASYALDVVSVIEATLEKPRQILSAQQKKARGEAIAAMKADGIEYDQRMAMLEEVTYPQPLAEILGEAFEVYRKAAPWVGDFELAPKSVVRDMYERAMNFGEFVQFYGLARSEGIVLRYLADGFKALRQTVPQDVLREDLEDLIAWLGELVRQVDSSLLDEWEELTSGAVLTPHDAPPPPPPSLTSNIRAFRVMVRNEMFRRVELFADESATALGELDGGAGWDAARWEDVLDDYFDEHNDIGTGPDARGPGLLMITEEPGLWKVRQIFDDPATNHDWGISAEVDLAASDESGTAVVRVTDVNRL; translated from the coding sequence ATGAAACTCGTTGAACAGCTTCCTGCCCCGGCCGAACGAAACCCCACGGGTGCAGGCGCCGACCCGGACGGGCTGTACACCCGGTTTGTCGAGTGGACGGAAAGCCGCGGCCTTGAACTCTATGCGGCGCAGGACGAGGCCATCATGGAGCTGGCCTCCGGAGCCAATGTCATCCTGGCGACGCCCACCGGATCCGGCAAGTCTCTCGTGGCCATCGCGGCGCACTTCCAGTCCATGGCGCGAGGCGAACGCAGTTATTACACGGCCCCCATCAAAGCCCTGGTCTCGGAGAAGTTCTTTGCCCTGTGCGAGATCTTCGGGGCAGAGAACGTTGGCATGATCACCGGCGATTCCGGCGTCAACCAGGATGCGCCCATCATCTGCTGCACCGCGGAAATCCTCGCAAACATCGCTCTCCGTGAAGGCACCGCGGCAGTGTTGGGCTCCGTCATCATGGACGAATTCCACTTCTATTCCGATCCCCAGCGCGGCTGGGCGTGGCAGGTCCCGCTGCTGGAACTCCCCCAGGCGCAGTTTCTGCTGATGTCCGCCACCCTTGGCGATGTCAGCCGCTTCGAGGCCGGCATTACTGAACTCACCGGGCGTCCGACGACGACTGTCAGTTCCGCTGAGCGTCCCATTCCGCTGCACTACTACTACCACCAGACCCCGGTCCACGAAACGCTCGAAGAGCTGCTGTCCACCAAGCAGGTCCCGGTGTATGTGGTGCACTTCAGCCAGATCGAAGCCATTGACCGGGCCCAGACCCTGATGAGCATCAACGTCTGCACGCGCGAAGAGAAGGACCGGATTGCGGAGCTGATTGCCGGGTTCCGGTTTGCCGCCGGCTTCGGCAAGACCCTGAACCGGCTGGTGCGCCACGGTATCGGCGTCCACCACGCCGGGATGCTGCCGAAGTACCGTCGCCTGGTGGAGCAGCTGGCCCAGGCCGGTCTGCTGAAGGTCATCTGCGGCACCGACACCCTGGGCGTAGGCATCAACGTTCCCATCCGCACGGTGCTGCTCACGGCGCTCAGCAAGTACGACGGCGTCCGGACACGGCTGCTGAATTCCCGTGAATTCCATCAGATCGCGGGCCGGGCCGGCCGCGCAGGCTACGACACCGCCGGCACTGTGGTGGTACAGGCCCCCGAGCATGTGGTGGAAAACGTCAAAGCCATGGCGAAGGCCACTGCCAAGTTCGGCGACGACCAGAAAAAGCTCCGCCAGGTGGTCAAAAAGAAACCGCCTGAAGGCTTCGTGTCCTGGGGCGAGCCCACCTACACGCGCCTGGTTGGGTCCGTCCCGGACCCGCTCACCTCAAGCTTCACCGTGACCCACTCAATGCTGATGAACCTGATGGAACGCCCCGGTGATCCCTTCAAGGCCGCCCGGCGCCTGCTGACTGAAAACCATGAGCCCCGGTCTTCCCAGCTCCAGCTGATGAAAAAGGCACTGGGCATCTACCGGGAACTGCTTGCTGCCGAAGTGGTGGAACGCATCCCGGGGAAGCAACAGGGGACGGACGGACGGACCGTCAGGTTGACCGTCCATCTGCAGGCCAACTTTGCACTCAACCAGCCACTCTCACCGTTCGCGCTGGCGGCGCTGGAACTGCTGGACCCGGAGTCGGCATCGTATGCCCTGGATGTGGTTTCCGTCATTGAAGCCACCCTCGAAAAGCCCCGGCAGATCCTCTCAGCCCAGCAGAAGAAGGCACGTGGCGAGGCGATCGCCGCCATGAAGGCCGACGGCATAGAATACGACCAGCGAATGGCCATGCTCGAGGAAGTCACATACCCGCAGCCACTGGCGGAAATCCTGGGCGAAGCTTTCGAGGTCTACCGCAAGGCGGCGCCCTGGGTGGGCGACTTCGAGCTCGCCCCCAAGTCCGTGGTGCGGGACATGTACGAACGCGCCATGAACTTCGGCGAGTTCGTCCAGTTTTACGGTCTGGCGCGCTCGGAAGGCATTGTGCTTCGCTACCTCGCCGATGGCTTCAAAGCCCTGCGGCAGACGGTCCCCCAGGATGTCCTCCGGGAAGACCTTGAGGACCTCATTGCCTGGCTGGGTGAGCTGGTCCGCCAAGTGGATTCCAGCCTGCTCGACGAATGGGAGGAGCTGACCTCCGGTGCTGTGCTGACGCCGCATGATGCGCCGCCACCACCGCCGCCGTCGCTCACGTCCAACATCCGTGCATTCCGCGTCATGGTGAGGAATGAAATGTTCCGGCGCGTGGAACTGTTTGCGGATGAGAGCGCCACCGCGCTGGGCGAGCTCGACGGCGGTGCGGGGTGGGATGCCGCACGCTGGGAAGACGTTTTGGACGACTACTTTGACGAACACAACGACATCGGCACCGGGCCTGACGCGAGGGGTCCGGGTCTGCTGATGATCACCGAGGAACCCGGCCTGTGGAAGGTCCGGCAGATCTTCGATGACCCTGCAACGAACCACGACTGGGGAATCTCGGCCGAAGTGGATCTGGCAGCCTCCGACGAAAGCGGTACCGCGGTGGTCCGGGTGACGGACGTCAACAGGCTCTGA
- a CDS encoding ABC transporter ATP-binding protein: MLTVVAATCGFVALNVAAPKLLGDATDVVVDGFYGGTLNQGKLAALLVTVALMYVGASLFSWIQGALTAGAVQRLIYGLRASVQEKLHRLPSTHFQEQTRGDVLSRATNDIDNISQTFNQLLTQLIMSVLMLCGALAMMLWISPLLAAIALASVPLSTLITVLVARKSQFHFADQWTATGELNAHIEEYVTGHEVIKAFSRQEAAAAVFGGSNDRLALTAARAQYASGIVQPLMVAVSNLNYIAVAVVGALQVAAGAMTIGGIQAFIQFSRLFTQPMGQIGGMLTLMQSCAASAERVFSLLDADEIPAEPDVVGATAEPGGRIVFDHVTFGYDPVSPAVRDLSFAVEPGQTVAIVGHTGAGKTTVVNLLMRFYELDSGRITMDGIDISAMPRDVLRSGFGMVLQDAWLFTGTIRENIEYGRPGASDADVIAAAKASHVDHFVRSLPAGYATMLGNGGGSLSQGQRQLITIARAQLAGRSVLILDEATSSVDTRTEVLIREAMQRLRSGRTSFVIAHRLSTVRDADLILVMDHGRIVEHGTHPDLLAAKGFYTNLYTAQFAGRSRKRGNMGAGL; the protein is encoded by the coding sequence ATGCTGACGGTGGTTGCCGCCACCTGCGGATTCGTGGCGCTTAACGTGGCCGCCCCCAAGCTCCTCGGTGACGCCACCGACGTTGTGGTTGACGGTTTTTATGGCGGAACTCTTAACCAAGGGAAACTTGCGGCGCTGTTGGTGACGGTAGCGCTGATGTATGTTGGCGCGTCGCTGTTCAGCTGGATCCAGGGCGCGCTCACAGCCGGCGCCGTCCAGCGGCTCATCTATGGCCTGCGGGCGTCAGTGCAGGAGAAACTGCACAGATTGCCGTCAACCCACTTCCAGGAGCAAACACGCGGTGACGTCCTGAGCCGGGCCACCAATGACATTGACAACATCTCGCAGACCTTCAACCAGCTGCTCACACAGCTGATTATGTCCGTCCTGATGCTTTGCGGTGCACTGGCCATGATGCTGTGGATCTCGCCGCTGCTTGCCGCCATAGCACTGGCATCCGTACCGCTTTCCACGCTCATCACGGTGCTGGTTGCCAGGAAGTCCCAGTTCCACTTCGCCGATCAGTGGACGGCAACGGGGGAGCTGAACGCCCACATCGAGGAATACGTCACGGGCCATGAGGTCATCAAGGCGTTCAGCCGTCAGGAGGCTGCAGCGGCAGTCTTCGGGGGCAGCAACGACCGTCTTGCCCTCACCGCGGCGCGCGCACAGTATGCTTCCGGCATTGTGCAGCCTCTCATGGTGGCTGTTTCAAATCTCAACTACATTGCCGTCGCCGTGGTGGGGGCACTGCAGGTGGCCGCGGGCGCCATGACCATCGGCGGAATCCAGGCATTCATCCAGTTCAGCCGGCTGTTCACCCAGCCCATGGGCCAGATCGGCGGCATGCTGACCCTTATGCAATCCTGCGCGGCCTCGGCTGAGCGGGTTTTTTCGCTGCTGGATGCTGACGAGATTCCGGCGGAGCCGGACGTTGTGGGGGCCACCGCTGAACCAGGCGGCCGGATCGTATTTGACCACGTAACGTTCGGTTATGACCCGGTTTCACCCGCAGTCAGGGATCTCTCCTTCGCGGTGGAGCCCGGCCAGACCGTCGCAATCGTTGGCCACACCGGGGCCGGTAAAACCACCGTTGTTAATCTGCTGATGCGTTTTTACGAGCTCGACTCGGGCCGGATCACGATGGATGGGATCGATATCTCAGCCATGCCCCGGGATGTCCTTCGCAGCGGGTTCGGCATGGTGCTTCAGGACGCGTGGCTGTTCACGGGGACCATCCGGGAGAACATTGAATACGGCCGTCCCGGGGCCAGCGACGCTGACGTGATCGCGGCGGCCAAGGCCAGCCACGTGGATCATTTTGTCAGGTCGCTGCCCGCGGGTTACGCCACCATGCTGGGCAATGGGGGCGGCTCGCTGAGCCAGGGCCAGCGCCAGCTCATCACCATTGCCAGGGCACAGCTGGCAGGCCGGAGTGTCCTGATCCTGGACGAGGCCACGAGCTCCGTGGACACCAGGACTGAGGTCCTGATCAGGGAAGCGATGCAACGGCTGCGGAGTGGCCGGACCAGCTTTGTTATTGCCCACCGTTTGTCCACCGTCCGGGACGCTGATCTAATCTTGGTCATGGACCACGGACGCATCGTTGAACACGGAACCCACCCTGACCTGCTGGCGGCGAAGGGATTCTACACAAACCTCTACACCGCCCAGTTTGCCGGACGCAGCCGGAAGCGCGGGAATATGGGGGCCGGCCTGTGA